The following are encoded together in the Capsulimonas corticalis genome:
- a CDS encoding methyl-accepting chemotaxis protein, giving the protein MAAAAKSTTTPRATARKTELNVVEGENKPTRTPRPKLSVVANTPKAPDLMAWAHTALDNSRSNTFLCDKDFNILFANKKSFDILEFMEPNLHAHNDSWRSFRAADIVGGNLSFLFTDEPLEFRRAADPRNHPYQAQIKTGPCTCDVQITGIRAANGDLLGYAVDWERITDKLAQEARAQQLMTTLEHSTSNTFLCDMNWNVLYANEKAVDIMRFMEPNLHRHSDTWKSFRADETIGKSLGWLFTDEPEEFRKASDPRNHPYQARIKTGPCVCDVTVTSTRNEKGGVTGYAVYWERITEKVAQEARVQQLMTTLDKSTSNTFLCDINWNVLYANEKAVDIMRFMEPNLHRHSDAWRSFRADETIGKSLGWLFTDEPEEFRKASDSRNHPYQSRIKTGPCVCDVTVTSTKDDKGAVAGYVVYWERITEKVAMEARQQEQIAEKEYLSAKVEEMMSAALAITQGDLTRQIPVEKDDAIGKLATAFNDMTANLSQLIAQVRVASDSIVASSNEVSAGNDDLSRRTEETASSLEETASSMEEMTSTVKQNADNARQANQLAAQAREVAERGGSVVGKAVNSMEEINKASKRIADIISVIDEIAFQTNLLALNAAVEAARVGEQGRGFAVVAAEVRTLAGRSATAAKEIKTLVQDSVQKVQEGSSLVNQSGQQLDEIVTSVKKVADIIAEISAASQEQAAGIEQVNNAIMQMDQITQQNAALVEEAAATSQGTTNQAKDLVRVVGQFQVDPSYIDAMMRDSEQARPTSPARKPAAPARPISSSRFTPAPRASAPLRRPSTSFIKDDDGFEEF; this is encoded by the coding sequence ATGGCAGCAGCCGCAAAATCGACGACGACACCGCGCGCCACGGCGCGCAAGACCGAACTGAACGTGGTGGAGGGCGAGAACAAGCCGACGCGCACTCCCCGCCCCAAGCTCTCCGTGGTGGCGAATACGCCGAAGGCCCCGGACCTGATGGCGTGGGCGCACACTGCCCTGGACAACTCCCGCTCCAACACGTTCCTCTGCGACAAGGACTTCAATATCCTGTTCGCCAACAAGAAGAGCTTCGATATCCTGGAGTTCATGGAGCCGAACCTGCACGCGCACAACGATTCCTGGCGCTCGTTCCGCGCGGCGGATATCGTCGGCGGCAACCTCAGCTTCCTTTTCACCGATGAGCCGCTGGAGTTCCGGCGCGCCGCCGATCCGCGCAACCACCCCTACCAGGCTCAGATCAAGACCGGCCCCTGCACCTGCGATGTCCAGATCACCGGAATCCGCGCCGCGAACGGCGATCTCCTGGGCTACGCCGTGGACTGGGAGCGGATCACGGATAAGCTGGCTCAAGAGGCCCGCGCCCAGCAGCTGATGACGACGCTGGAGCACTCGACATCGAACACCTTCCTGTGCGATATGAACTGGAACGTTCTGTACGCCAACGAGAAGGCCGTCGATATCATGCGCTTCATGGAGCCGAACCTCCACCGCCACAGCGACACCTGGAAGTCGTTCCGCGCCGACGAAACGATCGGTAAATCTCTGGGCTGGCTCTTCACGGACGAGCCGGAAGAGTTCCGCAAGGCGTCCGACCCGCGCAACCACCCCTACCAGGCGCGCATCAAGACCGGGCCGTGCGTCTGCGACGTCACCGTCACCAGCACGCGCAATGAAAAGGGCGGCGTCACGGGCTACGCGGTTTACTGGGAGCGGATCACGGAGAAGGTCGCTCAGGAAGCGCGCGTCCAGCAGCTCATGACCACCCTGGATAAGTCCACGTCGAACACCTTCCTGTGCGACATCAACTGGAACGTTCTGTACGCCAACGAGAAGGCCGTCGATATCATGCGCTTCATGGAGCCGAATCTGCACCGGCACAGCGACGCCTGGCGATCGTTCCGCGCCGATGAGACGATCGGCAAATCCCTGGGCTGGCTGTTCACGGACGAGCCCGAGGAGTTCCGCAAAGCGTCCGATTCGCGAAATCATCCTTACCAGTCGCGCATCAAAACGGGGCCGTGCGTCTGCGATGTCACCGTCACCAGCACCAAGGATGATAAGGGCGCCGTGGCCGGCTATGTCGTTTACTGGGAGCGGATCACCGAAAAGGTCGCGATGGAAGCGCGCCAGCAGGAGCAGATCGCGGAGAAAGAGTATCTTTCGGCCAAGGTTGAGGAGATGATGAGCGCCGCCCTCGCGATCACGCAGGGCGATCTGACCCGTCAGATCCCGGTCGAGAAGGACGACGCCATCGGCAAGCTGGCGACGGCGTTCAACGATATGACCGCCAACCTTTCGCAGCTCATCGCTCAGGTCCGCGTCGCCTCCGATAGCATCGTGGCGTCGTCGAATGAAGTCTCCGCCGGCAACGACGATCTGTCGCGCCGCACCGAGGAAACGGCGTCCAGCCTGGAAGAGACGGCGTCGAGCATGGAGGAGATGACCTCCACCGTCAAGCAGAACGCGGACAACGCCCGGCAGGCCAACCAGCTCGCCGCCCAGGCCCGTGAAGTCGCCGAGCGCGGCGGCAGCGTGGTCGGTAAGGCCGTCAACTCGATGGAGGAGATCAACAAGGCGTCCAAGCGCATCGCCGACATCATCTCCGTGATCGACGAGATCGCGTTCCAAACGAACCTGCTGGCGCTGAACGCCGCCGTCGAAGCGGCCCGCGTCGGCGAGCAGGGACGCGGCTTCGCCGTCGTCGCCGCCGAAGTGCGTACGCTGGCCGGACGCAGCGCGACCGCCGCCAAGGAGATCAAGACGCTCGTTCAGGACAGCGTGCAGAAGGTTCAGGAAGGCAGCAGCCTGGTCAACCAGAGCGGCCAGCAGCTCGACGAGATCGTCACCTCCGTCAAGAAGGTCGCCGACATCATCGCCGAAATCTCCGCCGCTTCCCAGGAGCAGGCCGCCGGCATCGAGCAGGTGAACAACGCGATCATGCAGATGGACCAGATCACGCAGCAGAACGCCGCGCTGGTCGAGGAGGCCGCCGCCACCAGCCAGGGAACCACAAACCAGGCGAAGGACCTTGTCCGCGTCGTCGGACAGTTCCAGGTGGATCCCAGCTACATCGACGCCATGATGCGCGACTCCGAACAAGCCCGGCCCACGTCGCCCGCCCGCAAGCCCGCCGCGCCCGCCCGGCCCATATCCAGCAGCCGGTTCACCCCCGCGCCGCGCGCCTCGGCCCCGCTCCGCCGCCCGTCCACTTCGTTCATCAAGGACGACGACGGTTTCGAGGAGTTCTAG
- a CDS encoding chemotaxis protein CheW — MALEQTQFSQNDAGHSTDANQYLTFSLGDEEYGVDILKVQEIKGYVPTTRIPNAPPEVVGVLNLRGTIVPIVDLRRKFGLEEIEYNQFTAIVVVVVQNRVMGVIVDSVSEVVNIPLSDIQPAPDFGNSMNASTLQGMARMGENLIILLDIDIVLLGEPAPLALAA; from the coding sequence ATGGCGCTTGAACAAACGCAGTTTTCACAGAACGACGCCGGACATTCCACCGACGCCAACCAGTACCTCACTTTCTCGCTGGGGGATGAAGAGTACGGGGTGGACATCCTGAAGGTTCAGGAGATCAAGGGATATGTGCCTACGACGCGCATCCCCAACGCTCCTCCCGAAGTGGTCGGCGTGCTCAACCTGCGCGGCACCATCGTGCCGATCGTCGACCTGCGCCGCAAGTTCGGCCTGGAGGAGATCGAATACAACCAGTTCACGGCGATCGTCGTCGTGGTCGTACAGAACCGGGTGATGGGCGTAATCGTGGACAGCGTCTCCGAGGTGGTGAATATCCCCCTCAGCGATATCCAGCCCGCTCCCGATTTCGGAAACTCCATGAACGCGAGCACTCTTCAGGGGATGGCGCGCATGGGAGAAAACCTGATCATCTTGCTTGACATCGACATCGTTCTGCTCGGGGAGCCCGCTCCCCTCGCGCTTGCGGCCTAA
- a CDS encoding chemotaxis protein CheA, with the protein MNLDMTMFHQAFFEEAGDLLADLEGLLLRLEEDPGDLELLNTIFRCAHSIKGGSATFGFTDIAHFTHGLETLLDKVRNGEIKIDRSLSQVLFESLDQMKALLSVARGESASAPDSSALSARIEAAILGQPAIVAAQPTLPKQKAAEEEGWGVWSLAHTYRLYFAPGPDILRQGGDPLLLLGQLGKVSDILSIVCDDSRLPALADMDPEACYLSWEVELRSDKTSEEILEIFEFVADDSEIRLEVTSETRSPAAAAPAAPMEAAPPAAEPVAEVPAAEPTPAMAPPAALPVEAAAKAAPPAEAQTLRVATDKVDKLINLVGELVINQSMLNEVVQDFSMAKLPRLIEAVAEMERASRELQERVMAVRMLPIKHAFGRFPRLVRDLAATVGKKIELKTSGEDTELDKGMIESIADPLTHLVRNSIDHGLETPEERRAAGKPEQGTVSLHALHEGGSIAVEVSDDGRGLSRERILKKAIERGWVTENDTPSDETLYNFIFMPGFSTAPAVTDLSGRGVGMDIVKQGVQALGGSITLTSTPGVGTTFRIRLPLTMAILEGLSLTVGNETYILPLTSIVESIQPAAGDVRKIAGRTEIALVRGEVLPVVRLYQVFGSSPKVTDPTQGLLVIVENDNHKVALLVDELIGQSQVVIKSLETNYRKVRGIAGATIMGDGRVALILDVPGLVRDTLSESAALAAAA; encoded by the coding sequence GTGAACCTTGACATGACCATGTTCCACCAGGCTTTTTTCGAAGAAGCCGGTGATTTGCTGGCCGACTTAGAGGGCCTGCTGCTGCGCCTGGAGGAAGATCCGGGCGACCTGGAGCTGCTCAACACCATCTTCCGGTGCGCGCACTCCATTAAGGGCGGCAGCGCCACCTTTGGATTCACGGACATCGCGCACTTCACCCATGGTCTGGAAACGCTGCTGGACAAGGTGCGCAACGGAGAGATCAAGATCGATCGCTCCCTCTCCCAGGTCCTGTTTGAATCCCTCGACCAGATGAAGGCCCTACTTTCCGTCGCACGCGGCGAAAGCGCGTCGGCTCCGGATTCCTCCGCGCTGTCCGCGCGGATCGAGGCCGCGATCCTCGGCCAGCCGGCCATCGTCGCCGCCCAGCCAACCCTCCCGAAGCAAAAAGCCGCCGAGGAAGAGGGATGGGGCGTCTGGTCGCTTGCCCACACCTATCGCCTGTACTTCGCCCCCGGGCCGGACATTTTGCGCCAGGGCGGAGATCCCCTGCTTTTGCTCGGACAGCTCGGCAAGGTGAGCGATATCCTCAGCATCGTCTGCGACGATTCCCGCCTGCCCGCGCTCGCCGACATGGATCCCGAAGCGTGCTATTTGAGCTGGGAAGTGGAGCTGCGCTCGGACAAAACCTCCGAGGAGATCCTGGAGATCTTTGAGTTCGTGGCCGACGACAGCGAGATCCGCCTCGAAGTCACTAGCGAAACCCGTTCCCCCGCCGCAGCGGCGCCGGCGGCCCCTATGGAGGCCGCGCCCCCCGCCGCCGAACCGGTCGCCGAAGTCCCGGCGGCGGAGCCCACGCCGGCCATGGCTCCGCCCGCCGCCCTGCCCGTCGAAGCCGCCGCGAAGGCCGCGCCGCCGGCCGAGGCGCAGACGCTGCGAGTCGCGACCGACAAAGTCGATAAGCTGATCAACTTAGTCGGCGAATTGGTCATCAATCAGTCGATGCTCAACGAAGTCGTGCAGGACTTCTCCATGGCGAAGCTTCCCCGCCTGATCGAAGCCGTCGCCGAGATGGAGCGCGCCTCCCGCGAGCTTCAGGAGCGCGTGATGGCGGTCCGGATGCTCCCGATCAAGCACGCCTTCGGACGCTTCCCGCGCCTGGTGCGCGATCTGGCCGCGACGGTCGGCAAGAAGATCGAGCTGAAGACCTCGGGAGAGGACACCGAGCTGGACAAGGGCATGATCGAATCCATCGCGGATCCGCTCACCCATCTGGTCCGCAACTCCATCGACCATGGCCTGGAAACGCCCGAAGAGCGGCGCGCCGCCGGCAAGCCCGAACAGGGAACTGTCTCGCTGCACGCGCTGCATGAAGGCGGCAGCATCGCCGTGGAGGTTTCCGACGACGGGCGCGGCCTGAGCCGTGAGCGGATCTTAAAGAAAGCGATCGAGCGCGGCTGGGTGACGGAAAACGACACGCCCTCCGATGAGACGCTTTACAACTTCATCTTCATGCCCGGATTTTCGACGGCGCCGGCGGTCACGGACCTCTCCGGACGCGGCGTCGGCATGGACATCGTGAAGCAGGGCGTGCAGGCGCTGGGCGGCTCGATCACCCTGACCTCCACGCCCGGCGTGGGCACGACATTCCGCATCCGCCTGCCGCTTACGATGGCGATCCTCGAAGGACTGTCGCTGACGGTCGGCAACGAGACGTATATCCTGCCGCTGACGAGCATCGTGGAAAGTATCCAGCCGGCCGCCGGCGATGTCCGGAAGATCGCGGGGCGCACGGAGATCGCGCTGGTTCGCGGCGAGGTGCTGCCTGTTGTCCGCCTGTATCAGGTCTTCGGGTCCAGCCCGAAGGTGACGGACCCGACGCAAGGGCTGCTGGTGATCGTCGAAAACGATAACCACAAGGTCGCGCTGCTCGTGGACGAGCTGATCGGACAGAGCCAGGTGGTGATTAAGAGCCTGGAGACGAATTATCGCAAGGTGCGGGGGATCGCCGGCGCCACGATCATGGGCGACGGCCGAGTCGCGTTGATCCTGGACGTTCCGGGATTAGTACGGGATACCCTTTCGGAGAGCGCCGCCCTCGCCGCGGCCGCCTAA
- a CDS encoding response regulator, producing MAKTALIVDDSTSMRQMVGFTLKGAGFTVLEGGNGQEALAKLASAPGGKVDLIITDLNMPVMDGLTFIKEARTKAGLRFTPILMLTTESGDGRKAEGKAAGATGWIVKPFHPEQLLKVIEKVLPA from the coding sequence GTGGCAAAAACAGCACTGATCGTGGACGATTCGACGTCCATGCGGCAGATGGTGGGCTTTACGCTCAAAGGCGCGGGATTTACCGTCCTGGAAGGCGGCAACGGCCAGGAAGCCCTGGCGAAGCTCGCAAGCGCGCCCGGCGGCAAAGTCGATCTGATCATCACGGACCTCAACATGCCCGTCATGGACGGGCTGACCTTTATCAAAGAAGCCCGCACGAAGGCCGGGCTTCGCTTCACCCCGATTCTTATGCTGACCACCGAAAGCGGCGACGGCCGCAAGGCGGAAGGCAAGGCGGCCGGCGCGACCGGCTGGATCGTCAAGCCGTTCCATCCCGAGCAGCTGCTCAAGGTGATTGAAAAGGTGCTTCCAGCGTGA
- a CDS encoding methyl-accepting chemotaxis protein, protein MKWFPSKTNPAADTPAPAHATVSGMEERLFELEAQNAELTARIAAQDAQIRLLTEQAAEAEAFAQERLAAAEEAEEALVRADEERLRITNQVAEMADHLAGQVVTALSEAEEAVSAAIGSFLQISSDSREAAISAQQVAGSDNDESVTKIATQATDVMGGFVEGMLSTARQISRTAKQIQSLTEVSVHLRKLLDDIEVIADQTVLLAFNASIEAARAGQAGLGFAVIAGEVRKLSERSRQATERMRLLTSQVSEDSESIFDALGIAAELSLEKSCSAQIAINDLLEMIRTADEITQAAVSDLGDRSLKVSDDIGKIVIAFQFHDLLRQRLEHVADPLSRMRDTLRGECGESAEAHATLAYAVGQNTFMAHAVGAAPTLEVVSYQSDDDDITLF, encoded by the coding sequence ATGAAATGGTTCCCCTCGAAAACGAACCCGGCGGCGGACACGCCGGCGCCGGCGCACGCCACGGTCAGCGGCATGGAAGAGCGGCTGTTTGAGTTGGAGGCGCAAAACGCCGAGCTGACGGCCCGCATTGCGGCGCAGGACGCGCAGATCCGGTTATTAACCGAGCAGGCGGCGGAGGCGGAAGCGTTCGCGCAGGAGCGTCTCGCCGCCGCGGAAGAGGCCGAGGAGGCGCTGGTCCGCGCCGACGAAGAGCGCCTGCGCATCACAAACCAGGTCGCCGAGATGGCCGATCACCTCGCGGGGCAGGTCGTCACGGCGCTGTCGGAAGCCGAGGAAGCCGTTTCGGCCGCGATCGGCTCGTTCCTACAGATCTCATCGGATTCCCGGGAAGCGGCGATCAGCGCGCAGCAGGTCGCGGGATCGGACAACGACGAAAGCGTCACGAAGATCGCCACGCAGGCGACGGACGTGATGGGAGGATTCGTCGAGGGCATGCTCAGCACCGCCCGCCAGATCTCCCGCACCGCAAAACAGATCCAATCGCTGACCGAAGTATCCGTACACCTGCGCAAGCTTCTCGACGACATTGAGGTGATCGCCGACCAGACGGTGCTGCTCGCCTTCAACGCCTCCATCGAGGCGGCGCGGGCCGGGCAGGCGGGACTGGGCTTCGCGGTCATCGCCGGCGAGGTGCGCAAGCTCTCCGAGCGCAGCCGCCAGGCGACCGAGCGGATGCGCCTGCTGACCAGCCAGGTCAGCGAGGACAGCGAATCGATTTTTGACGCGCTGGGCATCGCCGCCGAACTGAGTTTGGAAAAAAGCTGCTCGGCGCAGATCGCCATCAACGACCTTCTGGAAATGATCCGCACCGCCGACGAGATCACGCAGGCCGCCGTCAGCGACCTGGGCGACCGCAGTTTGAAGGTCAGCGACGACATCGGCAAGATCGTCATCGCCTTCCAGTTCCACGATCTGCTGCGGCAGCGCCTGGAGCACGTCGCCGATCCGCTCTCCCGCATGCGCGACACGCTGCGCGGCGAATGCGGGGAAAGCGCGGAGGCGCACGCGACGCTCGCCTACGCCGTCGGACAAAACACATTCATGGCTCACGCCGTCGGGGCGGCGCCGACGCTGGAAGTCGTCAGCTACCAATCGGACGACGACGATATTACCCTGTTCTAA
- a CDS encoding STAS domain-containing protein: MPTAKKSVAYRRRGAVGALTLHGAIDMFEAAAFHETARKALEDTQAAAIRVEMSDVERLDISSFQILSALRRDAAAAGRTVEITGATDRVLMDAKTAGLSL; this comes from the coding sequence ATGCCTACCGCGAAAAAGAGTGTTGCATATCGTCGGCGCGGCGCCGTCGGCGCATTGACGCTGCACGGAGCGATCGACATGTTCGAAGCCGCCGCGTTCCACGAAACCGCGCGCAAAGCGCTGGAGGACACTCAGGCCGCAGCCATCCGTGTGGAGATGTCGGATGTGGAGCGGCTGGACATTTCGTCCTTCCAAATCCTGAGCGCGCTGCGGCGCGACGCCGCCGCGGCCGGCAGAACGGTCGAGATCACCGGGGCGACGGACCGCGTACTCATGGACGCGAAAACAGCGGGGCTGTCCCTATGA
- a CDS encoding PAS domain S-box protein has translation MTSPIPDNEEQRLEALRRYRILDTPPDLSFDRITALAARVFETPIALVTLLDEDRQWLKSRHGVDVCQTDRGVAFCAHAIMTTDVLVVEDARLDPRFSDNPLVVGGPQVRFYAGAPLRTQDGLNLGTLCVLDIKPRAFSEDQRQNLADMAAMAMSELDLHLRSQELALICRRERETNSLLATVTKYMPGVIFALDENGVYTLMDGAGVRSANLDPREMVGKSCMDVLSSSPDLRDCVARALKGELTAWIGEYQGVCYETHGRTIRDDSGKITGLIAVANDITLRRTTEQELRRIVLQTEHLLASLPSVLIGVDETDVITVWSAAASRLFGKTTSDMVGKPFAECGILWDWIEITRAVRECKASSQVVRLDDVCYMRPDGSESILGVSINPISESSVGNMGFLLLAADVSRRRQEEEALRQAELKFRSIFENAVEGIFQSTPDGRFLSVNPAFARIAGYETPDELMAHVTDAGKNLYVNPVERQEFVRRLMTDGIIKDFLIQHRRKDGGLGWITASARTIKDASGAVSYFEGSVLDITERKHAAEGMSQLAAIVESSDDAIIGKTLDDVIVSWNPGAERLYGYSLEEAVGRKFNELVPPAHASDGSPSLMERLLRLEPISSFETARVAKDERVVEISVSISLIRNAEGEPIGVSSIARDITLQKQAQQELADTAFELEWRNWELAEARDAALAAARLKSEFLANMSHEIRTPMNGVIGMIDVLLHTPLDEGQLDCARTVKQCADALMTVINDILDFSKIEAGKMTIETVEFTLHELLEDVCVLLSAKAKEKNQELVCAMPPLSFAPTFGAGRILGDPSRLRQVATNLLSNAVKFTDDGGEVVLGAELMSESATEATWRIFVQDNGIGIPKDRQAAIFESFTQADGSTTRRYGGTGLGLTICRQLVELMGGTLAVESDAGQGSTFSFELTFEKQVKGSAPARLPKTLPPLRVLAVDASGESRRKLQSLLGAWGCRVTVASGEASALKLLSGELSVEGADAILIDSEVEDGDGVAVARRLKAEANLSDVPIILLTGREARSQEDTKLFAALVRKPLRQSEMFQALARLFGTGDPSGFEDVERPEQILLDVSARSARVLLVEDTPINQKVARRLLEQGGYEMDGLTVANNGAEAVEAFQSGVFDLILMDVQMPGMDGLAATGAIRRWEFAEERTRTPIVAMTAHAMTGDRERCLSAGMDDYITKPINAPDLYAALNRGLSEAPYASETRHAAEGVPAEPDSGEEREEIASQEILDPSRLAQLCAGDLNFEREMLLEFLGAAPRMRQRCEMMQEIGDCAGLQHWAHTLKGAAAAIGAMRLVDLCQEWENAAAEEDVSRVDSQAARVSKEMERVETHLNARVAAIGEPYAKSL, from the coding sequence ATGACTTCTCCGATACCCGACAACGAAGAACAGCGCCTGGAAGCCCTGCGTCGATACCGCATTTTGGATACTCCCCCCGACCTCTCGTTTGACCGGATCACCGCTCTCGCGGCGCGTGTCTTCGAGACTCCGATTGCGCTGGTCACGTTGCTGGATGAGGATCGGCAGTGGCTTAAATCGCGCCATGGCGTTGATGTATGCCAAACCGACCGGGGCGTGGCCTTTTGCGCGCACGCGATCATGACGACCGATGTTTTGGTCGTCGAGGACGCGCGGCTGGACCCTCGTTTTTCGGACAATCCCCTGGTCGTCGGCGGACCTCAGGTTCGCTTCTACGCCGGCGCTCCTCTGCGCACTCAGGACGGCCTCAATCTGGGGACGCTCTGTGTCCTCGACATCAAGCCCCGGGCATTCTCCGAGGATCAGCGGCAAAACCTGGCGGATATGGCCGCGATGGCGATGAGCGAACTGGATCTGCATCTGCGCTCCCAGGAACTCGCCCTGATCTGCCGCCGCGAGCGGGAGACGAACAGTCTCCTCGCCACCGTCACGAAGTATATGCCGGGTGTGATCTTCGCGCTGGACGAAAACGGCGTCTACACCCTGATGGACGGCGCCGGAGTGCGGTCCGCCAATCTGGACCCGCGCGAAATGGTCGGCAAGTCGTGCATGGATGTTCTGAGCTCGTCTCCCGATCTTCGGGACTGCGTCGCCCGCGCGCTGAAAGGCGAATTGACCGCCTGGATCGGCGAATATCAAGGGGTTTGCTACGAGACTCATGGCCGTACGATCCGTGACGATTCTGGAAAGATCACCGGGCTGATCGCCGTCGCCAACGATATCACGCTGCGCCGTACGACCGAGCAGGAGCTCCGGCGGATCGTTTTGCAGACCGAGCATCTGCTGGCCTCGCTGCCTTCGGTACTGATCGGCGTGGATGAAACGGACGTTATCACGGTCTGGAGCGCGGCCGCCAGCCGCCTCTTCGGCAAGACGACGTCTGATATGGTGGGCAAGCCGTTCGCCGAATGCGGCATTCTCTGGGATTGGATCGAGATCACCCGGGCGGTGCGCGAATGCAAGGCGTCGTCCCAGGTGGTGCGCCTCGACGATGTGTGCTATATGCGTCCCGACGGTTCGGAGAGCATTCTGGGCGTGAGCATCAACCCCATCAGTGAATCGTCGGTCGGCAATATGGGATTCCTGCTGCTGGCGGCCGACGTTTCGCGCCGGCGCCAGGAGGAGGAAGCGCTGCGGCAGGCGGAGCTCAAGTTCCGCTCGATCTTCGAAAACGCCGTGGAGGGCATCTTTCAGTCGACGCCGGACGGCCGCTTTTTGAGCGTCAACCCCGCCTTCGCGCGGATCGCCGGCTATGAAACTCCGGACGAGCTGATGGCGCATGTGACGGACGCGGGAAAGAACCTCTACGTCAACCCCGTGGAGCGGCAGGAGTTCGTTCGCCGCTTGATGACCGACGGCATCATCAAGGACTTTCTCATCCAGCATCGGCGCAAGGATGGTGGCCTGGGCTGGATCACCGCGTCGGCGCGCACGATCAAAGACGCCAGCGGCGCGGTCTCTTATTTTGAAGGCAGCGTGCTCGATATCACCGAGCGCAAGCACGCCGCCGAAGGCATGAGCCAGCTCGCGGCGATCGTCGAGTCGTCCGATGACGCGATTATCGGCAAAACCCTCGACGACGTCATCGTCAGCTGGAACCCGGGAGCGGAGCGGCTTTACGGCTATTCTCTGGAAGAAGCGGTCGGGCGCAAATTCAATGAACTCGTTCCTCCCGCGCACGCCTCCGATGGGTCTCCCTCGCTGATGGAGCGCTTGCTGCGCCTGGAGCCGATCAGCAGCTTCGAGACGGCCCGGGTCGCCAAGGACGAGCGTGTGGTGGAGATCTCCGTGAGCATTTCGCTGATCCGCAACGCCGAGGGCGAGCCAATCGGCGTATCGTCGATCGCACGCGATATCACGCTGCAAAAGCAGGCGCAGCAGGAGCTGGCCGACACGGCGTTCGAGCTGGAATGGCGCAACTGGGAGCTGGCGGAGGCGCGCGACGCCGCGCTCGCCGCCGCGCGCCTGAAATCCGAATTCCTCGCGAATATGAGCCATGAGATCCGCACGCCGATGAACGGCGTGATCGGGATGATCGATGTGCTTCTGCACACGCCGCTGGACGAAGGGCAGCTCGACTGCGCGCGGACGGTGAAGCAGTGCGCGGACGCGCTAATGACCGTAATCAACGACATCCTCGATTTCAGCAAGATCGAAGCGGGGAAGATGACGATCGAGACGGTGGAGTTTACGCTGCACGAACTGCTGGAAGACGTCTGCGTGCTCCTTTCCGCGAAGGCGAAGGAGAAAAACCAGGAGCTGGTCTGCGCGATGCCGCCTCTGTCCTTCGCGCCGACGTTTGGGGCGGGACGGATCCTGGGCGATCCCAGCCGCCTGCGCCAGGTGGCGACCAACCTGCTGAGCAACGCCGTCAAATTTACCGACGACGGCGGTGAAGTCGTGCTCGGCGCCGAACTGATGTCGGAGAGCGCGACCGAAGCGACATGGCGCATCTTCGTTCAGGACAACGGCATCGGGATCCCGAAGGACCGCCAGGCGGCGATCTTCGAGAGCTTTACGCAGGCGGACGGATCGACGACGCGTCGTTACGGCGGCACCGGGCTGGGGCTGACGATCTGCCGGCAGCTTGTGGAGCTGATGGGCGGAACGCTGGCCGTCGAAAGCGACGCCGGGCAGGGGAGCACTTTTTCCTTTGAGCTGACCTTTGAGAAGCAGGTGAAGGGATCGGCGCCGGCGCGGCTTCCCAAGACCCTGCCGCCGCTTCGGGTGCTGGCGGTGGACGCCAGCGGCGAAAGCCGGCGCAAATTGCAGTCGCTGCTGGGCGCCTGGGGGTGCCGCGTGACGGTGGCGTCCGGCGAGGCGAGCGCGCTGAAGCTGCTGTCAGGCGAGCTGAGCGTGGAGGGCGCCGACGCGATTCTGATCGACTCGGAAGTGGAGGACGGCGACGGCGTCGCGGTCGCGCGCCGCCTGAAGGCGGAGGCAAATCTGTCCGATGTGCCGATCATTTTGCTGACCGGTCGGGAGGCGCGAAGCCAGGAAGACACGAAGCTATTCGCGGCCCTGGTGCGCAAGCCGCTGCGCCAGTCCGAGATGTTCCAGGCGCTCGCGCGCCTCTTTGGCACCGGCGATCCGTCCGGTTTCGAAGATGTGGAGCGGCCCGAGCAGATCCTGCTGGATGTGAGCGCGCGCAGCGCGCGTGTGCTGCTGGTGGAGGACACTCCGATCAATCAGAAAGTCGCGCGCCGTCTTCTGGAGCAGGGCGGATACGAAATGGACGGCTTGACCGTGGCGAACAATGGGGCGGAGGCGGTCGAGGCGTTCCAGTCCGGCGTATTCGACCTGATTCTGATGGATGTGCAGATGCCGGGAATGGACGGCCTGGCGGCGACGGGAGCGATACGCCGATGGGAATTTGCGGAAGAGCGCACGCGCACGCCGATCGTGGCGATGACGGCGCACGCCATGACCGGCGATCGTGAGCGCTGCCTTTCCGCCGGCATGGACGACTATATCACCAAGCCGATCAACGCCCCGGACCTTTACGCCGCCTTAAATCGCGGTCTCTCCGAGGCGCCGTACGCCAGCGAAACCCGCCATGCCGCCGAGGGTGTCCCGGCGGAGCCGGACTCCGGCGAAGAACGGGAAGAGATCGCCTCCCAGGAGATTTTGGACCCCTCACGTTTAGCGCAGCTCTGCGCGGGGGATCTGAATTTTGAGCGGGAGATGCTGCTGGAGTTCCTCGGCGCCGCGCCAAGGATGCGCCAGCGCTGTGAGATGATGCAGGAAATCGGCGACTGCGCCGGCCTTCAGCACTGGGCCCATACCCTGAAGGGCGCCGCCGCCGCGATCGGCGCGATGAGGCTGGTGGATCTGTGCCAGGAATGGGAGAATGCGGCGGCGGAGGAAGATGTCAGCCGCGTTGATTCCCAGGCGGCGCGGGTCTCCAAGGAGATGGAGCGCGTCGAGACCCATTTGAACGCGCGCGTTGCCGCCATTGGCGAGCCATATGCAAAATCACTCTGA